Part of the Paenibacillus terrae HPL-003 genome is shown below.
GACTGTGGTCGATGCGAACCGTTTCTGGCATGATTTTGAATCGGGAGAAACGCTGTTGGATCGTCAACAGGCTACGGGAGAAGACGACACGCGTGATATTTCGGACTTACTGATTGACCAGATTGAAACCTGTGATGTACTGATTCTGAATAAATGCGATTTGGTTGAGCCTGCGGAGCTGGATAAACTTGAGGGTGTGCTGCGTAGATTGCAGCCTGAAGCCAGAATCATTCGTACTTCCAAGGGACAGGTCGCTCCTTCGGACATTTTGAACACGGGATTGTTTAACTTTGACAAGGCCAGCCAATCGGCCGGATGGATTCGTGAGCTGGAGCTAGAAAGCCATACACCGGAAACGGACGAATATGGCATCAATTCCTTTGTATATCGCCGCAGAAGACCGTTTCATCCTGCGAGATTGGCTGAATTTATGAGCTATTGGCCAGAGGAAGTCGTTCGGGCCAAAGGATTGGCCTGGATTGCCACCCCTCAGGATTGGGCGGCCAGTATCAGCCAGGCGGGGCCCTCCATTCAGTTTGGTCCTGCTGGAAGCTGGCTCGCAGCGTTGTCCGAGGAAGAACGTCAGGAGATTGTCGCGGCTGATCCAGAAGCTCTGGACAATTGGGACGAGCAATGGGGCGACCGCATGAACGAAATTGTCATGATTGGTATCGGAATGAATCAATCAGGACTGGAAGAAGAGCTGGATGAATGTCTGCTGAACGATACTGAGATGAACATGGACTGGTCTGACTTTGAAAATCCCTTGCCATGGCCGACACACGACAATTCTTCGTCTTTGAATTAAACAGGATAATAGCTATTAATGTATTGATATTAGTGAATCCATTCAGCAATGAAGTCCATACACTTTTTGGCGGCTGGAGCCATGTTCTTCAATGAGGCAGCAGCGATACCAATGGAACGTAAATAGGGCCCATCCAAAGGTCGAATACAAA
Proteins encoded:
- a CDS encoding GTP-binding protein; protein product: MNKKVIPVTVLSGYLGAGKTTILNHVLNNRDGMKVAVIVNDMSEVNIDAELVKKEGGLSRTEEKLVELSNGCICCTLREDLLLEVKKLAEQGEFDYILIESTGISEPVPIAQTFTYADEGTGIDLASLAKLDCMVTVVDANRFWHDFESGETLLDRQQATGEDDTRDISDLLIDQIETCDVLILNKCDLVEPAELDKLEGVLRRLQPEARIIRTSKGQVAPSDILNTGLFNFDKASQSAGWIRELELESHTPETDEYGINSFVYRRRRPFHPARLAEFMSYWPEEVVRAKGLAWIATPQDWAASISQAGPSIQFGPAGSWLAALSEEERQEIVAADPEALDNWDEQWGDRMNEIVMIGIGMNQSGLEEELDECLLNDTEMNMDWSDFENPLPWPTHDNSSSLN